In Antedon mediterranea chromosome 10, ecAntMedi1.1, whole genome shotgun sequence, one genomic interval encodes:
- the LOC140061222 gene encoding uncharacterized protein, with product MEVALNETDELIKYYFKSGYTHVEIAATLSCCYDVNISICQLQRELQRLELYRHRQQTDIDQVRRFILNLLQRGGELHGYRWMHLRLVKAGMVVSRENVRKILLELDPEGVKLRKRRRLVRRRYSARGPNFVWHVDSMDKLKPYGIGINGCIDGFSRKLIWLEANSTTNDPAYIGGFFLKAVERIGGCPTLVRTDKGTENGHIAAFQMFLRNHDDTFAGKKSYLSGQSTANQRIESWWGQLRKQCTEFWILIFKYLIHEGHFSGDLLDKELVRFVFMRLIQDDLDRTAELWDTHLIRRSKQDHVTNRRPLVMFQLPQVYHSRDHIKQVDQRRIDLCKESSKFKDQYPCDRDLFEYCLNTIIFNEWEIPTTPEGSMLFYINLRDCVRREIGFF from the exons ATGGAAGTGGCATTGAATGAAACGGATGAACTTATCAAGTATTATTTCAAGTCTGGGTATACACATGTTGAAATAGCAGCCACATTGAGTTGCTGTTATGACGTTAACATAAGCATTTGTCAGCTGCAAAGGGAACTACAGCGCCTAGAACTGTACCGTCACAGACAACAAACTGACATTGATCAAGTTAGAAGATTTATACTAAATCTATTGCAAAGAGGTGGTGAGTTACATGGTTATCGCTGGATGCATCTGAGGTTGGTAAAGGCAGGTATGGTTGTTAGTAGAGAAAACGTTAGAAAGATTCTACTTGAACTAGATCCAGAAGGGGTGAAGCTTCGGAAAAGGCGAAGATTAGTACGTCGACGATATTCAGCCAGAGGGCCGAATTTTGTATGGCATGTCGATTCAATGGACAAACTCAAACCGTATGGCATTGGTATTAATGGATGCATTGATGGGTTTTCAAGAAAACTAATTTGGCTTGAGGCGAACAGCACAACAAATGATCCAGCTTATATTGGAGGTTTCTTCTTGAAAGCAGTCGAAAGGATAGGAGGATGTCCTACTCTTGTCAGAACAGACAAAGGAACAGAAAATGGGCATATTGCGGCATTTCAGATGTTTCTCAGAAATCATGATGACACGTTTGCTGGCAAAAAGAGTTACTTGAGTGGCCAAAGTACGGCAAACCAAAGGATAGAATCTTGGTGGGGACAATTAAGGAAGCAGTGCACAGAGTTTtggattttgatttttaaatatcttATTCATGAAGGCCACTTCTCTGGTGACTTATTGGACAAAGAACTTGTTAGATTTGTGTTCATGAGGCTTATTCAG GATGATCTTGATAGAACAGCGGAGTTATGGGACACTCATTTGATAAGAAGGTCTAAGCAAGACCATGTTACCAATAGACGCCCTCTAGTGATGTTTCAGCTGCCACAGGTTTATCACAGCAGGGATCACATCAAGCAGGTAGATCAGAGGAGAATAGACCTTTGTAAAGAATCCAGTAAATTCAAAGACCAATACCCATGTGATCGTGATCTATTTGAATACTGTTTGAATACAATCATATTCAACGAATGGGAGATCCCAACTACTCCAGAAGGTTCTATGCTCTTTTACATCAACCTAAGGGATTGTGTTAGAAGAGAAATTGGATTTTTTTAG